Genomic DNA from Oligoflexia bacterium:
TATAAACTGGGTCATTAAAATCTAAAGGTGTAAACTCCAAGTCACCCTCAGTGTACTGAGTAACCACATCACTCCAAGCATACCAATTATCCGCAGGGTACATATGCTTCATGGCAACTTGATGAATAATAATAACTTTTTCTACACTATCCAAAGAGTTAATCATATCCACCAATTGATCATGTTTATGATAGACTTTACCATTGTACTGATAACCATCTACCGCAATAATAACTTTGGGGTGAATTTGCTCTAAACGATCTAAGACTGTGCTTTGTCCAAACTCCGGTGAACAGGATGCCCAAATTGCTCCAATACTGGTTGTCGCTAACATGGCTACAACAGGCTCAACCGTATTTGAACAAATACCTACAACCCGATCACCTTTTTCCACGCCATGATTTCTTAAATAGTTTGCCAAAGACTTAACTTGATCAATCAACTCTTCACCCGTGATCTGACTTTTAGCGCCATTTTCTAAAAAACTACTGATGGCATGTTCATTTGGATGCGCTTGATAATAGGCTAGAATATTTTGAGCAAAATTTAACTTCAACCCTTCAAACCACTTTACACCAGGCATGATTTCTTGGCTTTTGACTGCTTTGTATTCACCTTGTGTGTTTAACTTTGAATAATCAAGTAGTGTTGTCCAAAACTGATCAATATTTTTCACCGACCACTGGTATAAATCTTCATAGCTTTGAAAATTTTCATTTTTATGTTGGTTCACATACTTTATAAAATCACTCATATTAGAAGACTGTTTAAATGCTTCACTGCCTTCCCATAATTTTACTCTTTTCATTGTTTCTCCAGTCATTATTCCGTGCTCAATACACTAATATTATTTAAACCTGCTAGTTTTATTTGATCAAGAATTTGCATTACTTTTCCATGCGCAGACACCTCATCCGCTGCTAAAATAACCGGTATAGATTTGTCTTGTTGATCCTTTAAGGTTTGTATAAGAAGATTTTGACTGATTTTTTCTTTGTTTAAAAAAACATCGTTGTTTTTATCCAGC
This window encodes:
- a CDS encoding biopolymer transporter ExbD: MRFRQRSNNLRDVEISLTPLIDLFLNILVFFLISTSFSQNKWIQINLPKTESGEVSTENKILAIALDKNNDVFLNKEKISQNLLIQTLKDQQDKSIPVILAADEVSAHGKVMQILDQIKLAGLNNISVLSTE